The genome window GAAATCCACTGCCCGATCGACATCGGCCACGGTGAGGACCAGGTGGTCCACTCTGTCGATGCTGATCATGCTGCTCCTGTATGGGGACGGTTCGCGAAGTACGAAGGCTATCGGGACCGGCAAACCGCGCTCTAGCGCGGTCCGCCGGTGCGCGACCATCCAAGGGGATGCCGCCGATCCGGCGCTCCGCAACGGCGATTTCGTGACCAGGACGCAACATTGCGTCACGAGTCGACAGCGGACAGTCGTTCGCGGCGCTCAGTGCGCCGCGGCGTCCCACGACCCGCCGACGCCCACCGAGACCTCCAGCGGCACGTCCAGCGCGTAGGCGGCGCCCATGCGCTCCCGCACGAGCCGCTCGACCTCCTCGCGCTCGCCGTCGGCGACCTCGATGATCAGCTCGTCGTGCACCTGCAGCAGCATCCGCGACCGCAGCGGCCGCAGCGCTTCGTGCACGTCCAGCATCGCGACCTTGATGATGTCGGCCGCGCTGCCCTGGATCGGCGCGTTGAGCGCCATCCGCTCGGCCATCTCGCGCCGCTGCCGGTTGTCGCTGGTCAGGTCGGGCAGGTAGCGGCGCCTGCCCAGGATGGTCGAGGTGTAGCCGTCCTTGCGCGCCTGGTCGACGACGTCGCGCAGGTAGTCGCGGACCGAGCCGAAGCGGGCGAAGTAAGCCTCCATCTGCTCGCGGGCGTCCTCGGTGGAGATCCGCAGCTGCTGGGCCAGCCCGAAGGCGGACAGGCCGTAGGCCAGGCCGTAGGACATCGCCTTGACCCGCCTGCGCAGCTCGTGGCCGACCTCGTCGATCGGCACCCCGAAAGCCCGGGAGGCGACGTAGTTGTGCAGATCCTCACCGGTGCGGAAAGCCTCGATGAGCCCTTCGTCACCGGACAGGTGCGCCATGATGCGCATCTCGATCTGGCTGTAGTCAGCCGTCATCAGCTCGGAGTAGCCCTCGCCGACGACGAAGACCTCCCGGATCCGGCGGCCCTCCTCGGTGCGGATCGGGATGTTCTGCAGGTTCGGCTCGGTCGAGGACAGCCTGCCGGTGGCGGCGATGGTCTGGTTCAGCGTGGTGTGGATGCGGCCGTCGTCGGCGATCGACTTGACCAGTCCGTCCACAGTGGTCTTGAGCCGGGTGGCGTCGCGGTGCTCGAGCATGTGCTGCAGGAACGGGTGCTCGGTCTTCTCGTACAGGCTCTGCAGCGCCTCGGCGTCGGTGGTGTAGCCGGTCTTGGTGCGCTTGGTCTTGGGCATGCCCAGCTCGTCGAAGAGCACCACCTGCAGCTGCTTCGGCGAACCGAGGTTGATCTCCTTGCCGATGACGCCGTAGGCGTCCTGGGCGGCCTGCTTGACGCGCGCCGCGAAGTGCGCGCCGAGCCCGGCGAGCTGGTCGGCGTCGACGGCGATTCCGGCGGCCTCCAGCTCCGACAGCACCTGCAGCAGCGGCAGCTCCAGCTCGGTCAGCAGCCGGGTGCTGTCGATGCGGGCCAGCTCGGCGTCGAGGGTGTCGGCCAGCTCGGCGACCGCGCGGGCGCGCACCAGCTCCGAGGCCGCGGCGCTGGCCTTGGTCTGCTCCTCGTCCTCCAGCAGCGAGAGCTGGCCGTCGTCCTCGCCCTGCTCGGCCCGCAGCTCCCGCTGCAGGTAGCGCACCACCAGGTCGGGCAGGTCGAAGGAGCGCTGCCCCGGGCGCACCAGGTAGGCCGCCAGCGCCGTGTCGCTGCTCAGGCCCGCCAGCGTCCAC of Saccharopolyspora erythraea contains these proteins:
- the polA gene encoding DNA polymerase I — encoded protein: MDSEDRRLLLIDGHSMAYRAFYALPKEKFQTGTGQHTNAVYGFTSMLINLLRDEQPTHLAVAFDVSRKTFRSETFSDYKATRGSTPDEFKGQVSLIQDVLAALSIPTLSKDHYEADDVIATLTTQATGEGFKVSICTGDRDALQLVTDAVTVLYPTKGVSELTRFTPQVVTDKYGLSPEQYPDFAALRGDPSDNLPKIPGVGEKTVSKWIQQFGSLAGLVDRVDEVKGKAGDALRANLSAVLLNRQLTELVRDVQLELAPAELAVRQWDRDAVHQLFDDLEFRVLRERLFSTLSAAEPEVEEGFEVSGGVLDPGAVAAWLDEHARDGRRVGMSFTCTWSRGSGDLDGLALVTADGAGAFVDARTLTDDDERALSAWLSDAAFPKAAHDVKGPLHAVRDRGWTLAGLSSDTALAAYLVRPGQRSFDLPDLVVRYLQRELRAEQGEDDGQLSLLEDEEQTKASAAASELVRARAVAELADTLDAELARIDSTRLLTELELPLLQVLSELEAAGIAVDADQLAGLGAHFAARVKQAAQDAYGVIGKEINLGSPKQLQVVLFDELGMPKTKRTKTGYTTDAEALQSLYEKTEHPFLQHMLEHRDATRLKTTVDGLVKSIADDGRIHTTLNQTIAATGRLSSTEPNLQNIPIRTEEGRRIREVFVVGEGYSELMTADYSQIEMRIMAHLSGDEGLIEAFRTGEDLHNYVASRAFGVPIDEVGHELRRRVKAMSYGLAYGLSAFGLAQQLRISTEDAREQMEAYFARFGSVRDYLRDVVDQARKDGYTSTILGRRRYLPDLTSDNRQRREMAERMALNAPIQGSAADIIKVAMLDVHEALRPLRSRMLLQVHDELIIEVADGEREEVERLVRERMGAAYALDVPLEVSVGVGGSWDAAAH